In Capillimicrobium parvum, a genomic segment contains:
- a CDS encoding cupin domain-containing protein — protein sequence MLTHMDDVEESERRFGHIWALRQLLGAAAGAREIGLSRWRIEAEGRVCSPAHVHFDEEEIFYVLDGTGFAQAGRRAYAISAGDAVVFPAGGRPHTVFGGPIELLAFASGSSTRLTYLPRSKTMWAGPTWLPLDGGHPFDAEAELGPLELGEVVDPADERPSWIVGLTEVEAMPIAHGDRDEVRTDLGSAAGSRLSGLRHIAIAPDAEGAPPHCHTAEEELFVVLDGDGTLRLGDQEHPVRAGSIVARPAGTGVAHSFRAGGQGLTLLAYGQRDPRDAVFFPRSSTLRMAGLGGLTFRVEPVDPRGGAL from the coding sequence ATGCTCACCCACATGGACGACGTCGAGGAGTCGGAGCGCCGCTTCGGACACATCTGGGCGCTGCGCCAGTTGCTCGGCGCAGCGGCCGGCGCTCGCGAGATCGGCCTGAGCCGATGGCGGATCGAGGCCGAGGGGCGCGTGTGCTCGCCGGCGCACGTGCACTTCGACGAGGAGGAGATCTTCTACGTCCTCGACGGCACGGGCTTCGCCCAGGCCGGCCGGCGGGCCTACGCGATCTCCGCGGGCGACGCGGTCGTCTTCCCGGCCGGCGGGCGGCCGCACACCGTGTTCGGCGGGCCGATCGAGCTGCTGGCCTTCGCCTCCGGCTCCTCCACCCGGCTGACGTACCTCCCGCGCTCGAAGACGATGTGGGCCGGGCCCACCTGGCTGCCGCTCGACGGCGGCCATCCGTTCGATGCGGAGGCCGAGCTCGGCCCGCTCGAGCTCGGCGAGGTCGTCGACCCGGCCGACGAGCGCCCGTCGTGGATCGTGGGTCTCACCGAAGTCGAGGCGATGCCGATCGCCCACGGCGACCGCGACGAGGTGCGCACCGACCTCGGCAGCGCCGCCGGCTCCCGCCTGAGCGGGCTCAGGCACATCGCGATCGCGCCGGACGCCGAGGGGGCGCCGCCGCACTGCCACACCGCCGAGGAGGAGCTGTTCGTCGTGCTCGACGGCGACGGCACGCTGCGCCTGGGCGACCAGGAGCACCCGGTCCGCGCGGGCTCGATCGTCGCGCGGCCGGCCGGCACCGGGGTCGCGCACAGCTTCCGGGCGGGCGGGCAGGGCCTGACGCTGCTCGCCTACGGCCAGCGCGATCCGCGCGACGCCGTCTTCTTCCCGCGGTCCTCGACGCTGCGGATGGCCGGGCTCGGCGGCCTCACGTTCCGCGTCGAGCCCGTCGACCCGCGGGGCGGGGCGCTTTGA